Proteins from a genomic interval of Gadus morhua chromosome 21, gadMor3.0, whole genome shotgun sequence:
- the fynb gene encoding tyrosine-protein kinase fynb isoform X1, with protein sequence MGCVHCKDKDKLTPADSVVPPSASYGYGAQPAYGAEPSAYPSNRGGAIPNYNYHPPIGQVFGGPTTSMHTGTLSRGSSAGVTLFVALYDYSSRTEDDLSFKKGEKFQITNSTEGDWWEARSLSTGNSGYIPSNYVAPVNSIQAEDWYFGKLSRKEAERQLLSTGNLRGTYLIRESETSPGTYSLSIRDSDDVKGDHVKHYKIRQLDSGGYYITTRAQFHTLQQLVLHYSERAAGLCYRLVVPSYRGTPRLSDLSVKTRDLWEIPRPSLLLLRRLGNGQFGEVWMGMWNGTTKVAVKTLKPGTMSPESFLEEAQIMKKLRHDKLVQLYAVVSEEPIYIVTEYMGNGSLLDFLKGVEGRGLKLPNLVDMAAQVAAGMAYIERMNYIHRDLRTANILVGEGLGCKIADFGLARLIEDNEYTARQGAKFPIKWTAPEAALYGRFTIKSDVWSFGVLLTELVTKGRVPYPGMNNREVLEQVERGYRMPLPQDCPPSLYDLMILCWRSEAEDRPTFEYLQAFLEDYFTATEPQYQPGDNL encoded by the exons CCATCCCCAACTACAACTACCACCCCCCGATCGGGCAGGTCTTTGGGGGGCCCACCACCTCCATGCACACAGGCACCCTGTCCAGAGGAAGCTCAG CAGGAGTGACGCTCTTCGTGGCGTTGTACGACTACAGCTCCCGCACAGAAGACGACCTGAGCTTCAAGAAAGGAGAGAAGTTCCAGATCACCAACAGCAC tgagGGCGATTGGTGGgaggctcgctctctctctaccggGAACAGCGGCTACATCCCCAGTAACTACGTCGCCCCCGTCAACTCCATACAGGCAGAGGA CTGGTACTTCGGGAAGCTGAGCAGGAAGGAGGCTGAGAGGCAGCTGCTGTCCACCGGGAACCTCAGAGGAACCTACCTGATCAGGGAGAGTGAGACCAGcccgg GTACGTACTCCCTGTCCATCAGGGACTCTGATGACGTCAAAGGCGACCACGTGAAGCACTATAAGATCCGCCAGCTGGACAGCGGGGGGTACTACATCACTACGCGCGCACAGTTCCACACGCTGCAACAGCTGGTGCTGCACTACTCAG AGCGTGCGGCCGGTCTGTGTTACCGCCTGGTGGTCCCGAGCTACAGAGGGACCCCCCGGCTCAGCGACCTGTCGGTGAAGACGCGGGACCTGTGGGAGATCCCGCGgccctcgctgctgctgctccgtcGCTTGGGCAACGGGCAGTTTGGGGAGGTCTGGATGG GCATGTGGAACGGGACCACCAAGGTGGCGGTGAAGACCCTGAAGCCGGGCACCATGTCCCCGGAGTCCTTCCTGGAGGAGGCTCAGATCATGAAGAAGCTCCGTCACGACAAGCTGGTGCAGCTGTACGCCGTGGTGTCAGAGGAGCCCATCTACATTGTCACCGAGTACATGGGCAACG gaagtCTGCTGGACTTCTTGAAGGGCGTAGAAGGTCGAGGACTGAAGCTTCCCAACCTGGTGGATATGGCTGCTCAG GTGGCGGCGGGCATGGCCTACATCGAGAGGATGAACTACATCCACCGAGACCTGCGCACCGCCAACATCCTGGTGGGCGAGGGCCTGGGCTGTAAGATCGCCGACTTCGGTCTGGCACGACTCATAGAGGACAACGAGTACACCGCACGCcaag GAGCCAAGTTCCCCATCAAGTGGACGGCCCCGGAGGCTGCGCTCTACGGCCGCTTCACCATAAAGTCCGACGTCTGGTCCTTTGGTGTCCTGCTGACCGAGCTGGTTACCAAGGGCCGGGTACCATAcccag ggatgAACAACCGAGAGGTGTTGGAGCAGGTGGAGAGGGGGTACAGGATGCCCCTCCCCCAggactgccccccctccctgtacGACCTGATGATCCTCTGCTGGCGGAGCGAGGCCGAGGACCGGCCGACCTTCGAGTACCTGCAGGCCTTCCTGGAAGACTACTTCACCGCCACCGAGCCCCAGTACCAGCCCGGGGACAACCTGTGA
- the LOC115534345 gene encoding probable G-protein coupled receptor 139, translating into MDSTSTAIFITVQKLYYPLLCILGIPANLVTFYLILVRRCGMSDSAVVYLSCLAVVDSLYLVWVILLDLTLHFWLLQPFWHSSPWCEVLTFLQHGALYSSSWVVVVFTVERYVVLSSTAAVRHLSRPRVPRITCVAVVMLSHLASVPMAWINAPTPVNFTVDGANVTLPRCRYRDEAYSTALVWVTSILSVGVPVVLLIIFNYLIGYHLSRAGRLFSREEQRVMSGRTTRSLVRRSILLLGTVSVAFVALSLPRFVTYCILRTVYNSPAFDRNDYGLPINVAGDLANMLHNLNSTTNFLLYCMVSRRFRRELVALLSCRRAPGEPSSGPTNTSLGWGRAYTLPQPKDRPPGGPWVVVLTNLQHKQD; encoded by the exons ATGGACAGCACCAGCACAGCCATCTTCATCACCGTTCAGAAGTTATACTACCCCTTGCTATGCATTCTGGGTATCCCAG CCAACCTGGTCACCTTCTACCTGATCTTGGTGCGGAGGTGTGGCATGTCGGACTCGGCCGTGGTGTACCTGAGCTGCCTGGCGGTGGTGGACTCCCTCTACCTGGTGTGGGTCATCCTGCTGGACCTCACCCTCCACTTCTGGCTGCTGCAGCCCTTCTGGCACTCCTCGCCCTGGTGCGAGGTGCTGACCTTCCTGCAGCACGGCGCCCTCTACAGCTCctcctgggtggtggtggtgttcacCGTCGAGCGCTACGTGGTGCTCAGCAGCACCGCCGCCGTGCGCCACCTGTCCCGCCCCCGCGTCCCCAGGATCACCTGCGTTGCCGTGGTGATGCTGTCCCACCTGGCGTCCGTGCCCATGGCCTGGATCAACGCCCCGACGCCCGTCAACTTCACGGTGGACGGGGCCAACGTCACGCTGCCGCGGTGCCGCTACCGCGACGAGGCGTACTCCACGGCGCTGGTGTGGGTCACCAGCATCCTCTCCGTGGGCGTCCCCGtcgtcctcctcatcatcttcaaCTACCTGATCGGGTACCACCTGAGCCGCGCCGGCCGGCTCTTCAGCCGCGAGGAGCAGCGGGTGATGAGCGGCCGGACCACGCGCAGCCTGGTCCGCCGCTCCATCCTGCTGCTCGGCACGGTGTCGGTGGCCTTCGTGGCGCTGAGCCTGCCGCGCTTCGTCACCTACTGCATCCTGCGCACCGTGTACAACAGCCCCGCCTTCGACCGCAACGACTACGGCCTGCCCATCAACGTGGCGGGCGACCTGGCCAACATGCTGCACAACCTCAACTCCACCACCAACTTCCTGCTCTACTGCATGGTCAGCCGCCGCTTCCGCCGGGAGCTGGTGGCGCTGCTGAGCTGCCGGCGCGCCCCGGGGGAGCCCAGCTCCGGGCCGACCAACACCTCCctgggctgggggagggcctacaccctcccccagcccAAGGACCGCCCCCCGGGAGGCCCCTGGGTCGTGGTGCTCACCAACCTCCAGCACAAGCAGGACTAA
- the fynb gene encoding tyrosine-protein kinase fynb isoform X4, protein MGCVHCKDKDKLTPADSVVPPSASYGYGAQPAYGAEPSAYPSNRGGAIPNYNYHPPIGQVFGGPTTSMHTGTLSRGSSGVTLFVALYDYSSRTEDDLSFKKGEKFQITNSTEGDWWEARSLSTGNSGYIPSNYVAPVNSIQAEDWYFGKLSRKEAERQLLSTGNLRGTYLIRESETSPGTYSLSIRDSDDVKGDHVKHYKIRQLDSGGYYITTRAQFHTLQQLVLHYSESADGLCYILTGVCVTGTPGTLGLTHDAWEVSRTSLELEVKLGAGCFADVWFGMWNGTTKVAVKTLKPGTMSPESFLEEAQIMKKLRHDKLVQLYAVVSEEPIYIVTEYMGNGSLLDFLKGVEGRGLKLPNLVDMAAQVAAGMAYIERMNYIHRDLRTANILVGEGLGCKIADFGLARLIEDNEYTARQGAKFPIKWTAPEAALYGRFTIKSDVWSFGVLLTELVTKGRVPYPGMNNREVLEQVERGYRMPLPQDCPPSLYDLMILCWRSEAEDRPTFEYLQAFLEDYFTATEPQYQPGDNL, encoded by the exons CCATCCCCAACTACAACTACCACCCCCCGATCGGGCAGGTCTTTGGGGGGCCCACCACCTCCATGCACACAGGCACCCTGTCCAGAGGAAGCTCAG GAGTGACGCTCTTCGTGGCGTTGTACGACTACAGCTCCCGCACAGAAGACGACCTGAGCTTCAAGAAAGGAGAGAAGTTCCAGATCACCAACAGCAC tgagGGCGATTGGTGGgaggctcgctctctctctaccggGAACAGCGGCTACATCCCCAGTAACTACGTCGCCCCCGTCAACTCCATACAGGCAGAGGA CTGGTACTTCGGGAAGCTGAGCAGGAAGGAGGCTGAGAGGCAGCTGCTGTCCACCGGGAACCTCAGAGGAACCTACCTGATCAGGGAGAGTGAGACCAGcccgg GTACGTACTCCCTGTCCATCAGGGACTCTGATGACGTCAAAGGCGACCACGTGAAGCACTATAAGATCCGCCAGCTGGACAGCGGGGGGTACTACATCACTACGCGCGCACAGTTCCACACGCTGCAACAGCTGGTGCTGCACTACTCAG AGAGTGCAGATGGGTTGTGTTATATTCtgaccggtgtgtgtgtgactggcaCGCCGGGCACTCTGGGTTTGACTCATGACGCCTGGGAGGTGAGCCGGACCTCGCTGGAGCTGGAGGTCAAACTAGGGGCGGGCTGTTTCGCTGATGTCTGGTTTG GCATGTGGAACGGGACCACCAAGGTGGCGGTGAAGACCCTGAAGCCGGGCACCATGTCCCCGGAGTCCTTCCTGGAGGAGGCTCAGATCATGAAGAAGCTCCGTCACGACAAGCTGGTGCAGCTGTACGCCGTGGTGTCAGAGGAGCCCATCTACATTGTCACCGAGTACATGGGCAACG gaagtCTGCTGGACTTCTTGAAGGGCGTAGAAGGTCGAGGACTGAAGCTTCCCAACCTGGTGGATATGGCTGCTCAG GTGGCGGCGGGCATGGCCTACATCGAGAGGATGAACTACATCCACCGAGACCTGCGCACCGCCAACATCCTGGTGGGCGAGGGCCTGGGCTGTAAGATCGCCGACTTCGGTCTGGCACGACTCATAGAGGACAACGAGTACACCGCACGCcaag GAGCCAAGTTCCCCATCAAGTGGACGGCCCCGGAGGCTGCGCTCTACGGCCGCTTCACCATAAAGTCCGACGTCTGGTCCTTTGGTGTCCTGCTGACCGAGCTGGTTACCAAGGGCCGGGTACCATAcccag ggatgAACAACCGAGAGGTGTTGGAGCAGGTGGAGAGGGGGTACAGGATGCCCCTCCCCCAggactgccccccctccctgtacGACCTGATGATCCTCTGCTGGCGGAGCGAGGCCGAGGACCGGCCGACCTTCGAGTACCTGCAGGCCTTCCTGGAAGACTACTTCACCGCCACCGAGCCCCAGTACCAGCCCGGGGACAACCTGTGA
- the fynb gene encoding tyrosine-protein kinase fynb isoform X3 — protein MGCVHCKDKDKLTPADSVVPPSASYGYGAQPAYGAEPSAYPSNRGGAIPNYNYHPPIGQVFGGPTTSMHTGTLSRGSSAGVTLFVALYDYSSRTEDDLSFKKGEKFQITNSTEGDWWEARSLSTGNSGYIPSNYVAPVNSIQAEDWYFGKLSRKEAERQLLSTGNLRGTYLIRESETSPGTYSLSIRDSDDVKGDHVKHYKIRQLDSGGYYITTRAQFHTLQQLVLHYSESADGLCYILTGVCVTGTPGTLGLTHDAWEVSRTSLELEVKLGAGCFADVWFGMWNGTTKVAVKTLKPGTMSPESFLEEAQIMKKLRHDKLVQLYAVVSEEPIYIVTEYMGNGSLLDFLKGVEGRGLKLPNLVDMAAQVAAGMAYIERMNYIHRDLRTANILVGEGLGCKIADFGLARLIEDNEYTARQGAKFPIKWTAPEAALYGRFTIKSDVWSFGVLLTELVTKGRVPYPGMNNREVLEQVERGYRMPLPQDCPPSLYDLMILCWRSEAEDRPTFEYLQAFLEDYFTATEPQYQPGDNL, from the exons CCATCCCCAACTACAACTACCACCCCCCGATCGGGCAGGTCTTTGGGGGGCCCACCACCTCCATGCACACAGGCACCCTGTCCAGAGGAAGCTCAG CAGGAGTGACGCTCTTCGTGGCGTTGTACGACTACAGCTCCCGCACAGAAGACGACCTGAGCTTCAAGAAAGGAGAGAAGTTCCAGATCACCAACAGCAC tgagGGCGATTGGTGGgaggctcgctctctctctaccggGAACAGCGGCTACATCCCCAGTAACTACGTCGCCCCCGTCAACTCCATACAGGCAGAGGA CTGGTACTTCGGGAAGCTGAGCAGGAAGGAGGCTGAGAGGCAGCTGCTGTCCACCGGGAACCTCAGAGGAACCTACCTGATCAGGGAGAGTGAGACCAGcccgg GTACGTACTCCCTGTCCATCAGGGACTCTGATGACGTCAAAGGCGACCACGTGAAGCACTATAAGATCCGCCAGCTGGACAGCGGGGGGTACTACATCACTACGCGCGCACAGTTCCACACGCTGCAACAGCTGGTGCTGCACTACTCAG AGAGTGCAGATGGGTTGTGTTATATTCtgaccggtgtgtgtgtgactggcaCGCCGGGCACTCTGGGTTTGACTCATGACGCCTGGGAGGTGAGCCGGACCTCGCTGGAGCTGGAGGTCAAACTAGGGGCGGGCTGTTTCGCTGATGTCTGGTTTG GCATGTGGAACGGGACCACCAAGGTGGCGGTGAAGACCCTGAAGCCGGGCACCATGTCCCCGGAGTCCTTCCTGGAGGAGGCTCAGATCATGAAGAAGCTCCGTCACGACAAGCTGGTGCAGCTGTACGCCGTGGTGTCAGAGGAGCCCATCTACATTGTCACCGAGTACATGGGCAACG gaagtCTGCTGGACTTCTTGAAGGGCGTAGAAGGTCGAGGACTGAAGCTTCCCAACCTGGTGGATATGGCTGCTCAG GTGGCGGCGGGCATGGCCTACATCGAGAGGATGAACTACATCCACCGAGACCTGCGCACCGCCAACATCCTGGTGGGCGAGGGCCTGGGCTGTAAGATCGCCGACTTCGGTCTGGCACGACTCATAGAGGACAACGAGTACACCGCACGCcaag GAGCCAAGTTCCCCATCAAGTGGACGGCCCCGGAGGCTGCGCTCTACGGCCGCTTCACCATAAAGTCCGACGTCTGGTCCTTTGGTGTCCTGCTGACCGAGCTGGTTACCAAGGGCCGGGTACCATAcccag ggatgAACAACCGAGAGGTGTTGGAGCAGGTGGAGAGGGGGTACAGGATGCCCCTCCCCCAggactgccccccctccctgtacGACCTGATGATCCTCTGCTGGCGGAGCGAGGCCGAGGACCGGCCGACCTTCGAGTACCTGCAGGCCTTCCTGGAAGACTACTTCACCGCCACCGAGCCCCAGTACCAGCCCGGGGACAACCTGTGA
- the fynb gene encoding tyrosine-protein kinase fynb isoform X2: protein MGCVHCKDKDKLTPADSVVPPSASYGYGAQPAYGAEPSAYPSNRGGAIPNYNYHPPIGQVFGGPTTSMHTGTLSRGSSGVTLFVALYDYSSRTEDDLSFKKGEKFQITNSTEGDWWEARSLSTGNSGYIPSNYVAPVNSIQAEDWYFGKLSRKEAERQLLSTGNLRGTYLIRESETSPGTYSLSIRDSDDVKGDHVKHYKIRQLDSGGYYITTRAQFHTLQQLVLHYSERAAGLCYRLVVPSYRGTPRLSDLSVKTRDLWEIPRPSLLLLRRLGNGQFGEVWMGMWNGTTKVAVKTLKPGTMSPESFLEEAQIMKKLRHDKLVQLYAVVSEEPIYIVTEYMGNGSLLDFLKGVEGRGLKLPNLVDMAAQVAAGMAYIERMNYIHRDLRTANILVGEGLGCKIADFGLARLIEDNEYTARQGAKFPIKWTAPEAALYGRFTIKSDVWSFGVLLTELVTKGRVPYPGMNNREVLEQVERGYRMPLPQDCPPSLYDLMILCWRSEAEDRPTFEYLQAFLEDYFTATEPQYQPGDNL, encoded by the exons CCATCCCCAACTACAACTACCACCCCCCGATCGGGCAGGTCTTTGGGGGGCCCACCACCTCCATGCACACAGGCACCCTGTCCAGAGGAAGCTCAG GAGTGACGCTCTTCGTGGCGTTGTACGACTACAGCTCCCGCACAGAAGACGACCTGAGCTTCAAGAAAGGAGAGAAGTTCCAGATCACCAACAGCAC tgagGGCGATTGGTGGgaggctcgctctctctctaccggGAACAGCGGCTACATCCCCAGTAACTACGTCGCCCCCGTCAACTCCATACAGGCAGAGGA CTGGTACTTCGGGAAGCTGAGCAGGAAGGAGGCTGAGAGGCAGCTGCTGTCCACCGGGAACCTCAGAGGAACCTACCTGATCAGGGAGAGTGAGACCAGcccgg GTACGTACTCCCTGTCCATCAGGGACTCTGATGACGTCAAAGGCGACCACGTGAAGCACTATAAGATCCGCCAGCTGGACAGCGGGGGGTACTACATCACTACGCGCGCACAGTTCCACACGCTGCAACAGCTGGTGCTGCACTACTCAG AGCGTGCGGCCGGTCTGTGTTACCGCCTGGTGGTCCCGAGCTACAGAGGGACCCCCCGGCTCAGCGACCTGTCGGTGAAGACGCGGGACCTGTGGGAGATCCCGCGgccctcgctgctgctgctccgtcGCTTGGGCAACGGGCAGTTTGGGGAGGTCTGGATGG GCATGTGGAACGGGACCACCAAGGTGGCGGTGAAGACCCTGAAGCCGGGCACCATGTCCCCGGAGTCCTTCCTGGAGGAGGCTCAGATCATGAAGAAGCTCCGTCACGACAAGCTGGTGCAGCTGTACGCCGTGGTGTCAGAGGAGCCCATCTACATTGTCACCGAGTACATGGGCAACG gaagtCTGCTGGACTTCTTGAAGGGCGTAGAAGGTCGAGGACTGAAGCTTCCCAACCTGGTGGATATGGCTGCTCAG GTGGCGGCGGGCATGGCCTACATCGAGAGGATGAACTACATCCACCGAGACCTGCGCACCGCCAACATCCTGGTGGGCGAGGGCCTGGGCTGTAAGATCGCCGACTTCGGTCTGGCACGACTCATAGAGGACAACGAGTACACCGCACGCcaag GAGCCAAGTTCCCCATCAAGTGGACGGCCCCGGAGGCTGCGCTCTACGGCCGCTTCACCATAAAGTCCGACGTCTGGTCCTTTGGTGTCCTGCTGACCGAGCTGGTTACCAAGGGCCGGGTACCATAcccag ggatgAACAACCGAGAGGTGTTGGAGCAGGTGGAGAGGGGGTACAGGATGCCCCTCCCCCAggactgccccccctccctgtacGACCTGATGATCCTCTGCTGGCGGAGCGAGGCCGAGGACCGGCCGACCTTCGAGTACCTGCAGGCCTTCCTGGAAGACTACTTCACCGCCACCGAGCCCCAGTACCAGCCCGGGGACAACCTGTGA